The Vallitalea okinawensis genome window below encodes:
- a CDS encoding transcriptional regulator PerR: MQKLAELLKAKKLKVTPQRLAIFNMLYNTTSHPSAETIYKSLQETHPTMSLATVYKTLDALQKAGLIQQLNVGEDSFRYDANVSSHPHVICLECNRVFDLESDILNDLRSKVASNTDFDLISEKVYLYGTCPECKESMKEE, translated from the coding sequence ATGCAAAAGTTAGCTGAATTGTTAAAGGCTAAGAAACTTAAAGTTACACCACAACGATTAGCTATTTTTAACATGCTATACAATACAACTTCTCACCCAAGTGCTGAAACCATTTATAAGTCGTTACAAGAAACTCATCCAACAATGAGTTTAGCAACAGTTTATAAGACATTGGATGCACTTCAAAAAGCTGGACTCATCCAACAGCTTAATGTCGGTGAGGATTCTTTTCGATACGATGCAAATGTAAGTTCACACCCTCACGTTATCTGTTTAGAATGTAACAGAGTCTTTGATCTAGAATCTGATATTTTAAACGATTTACGTTCAAAAGTTGCATCTAATACAGATTTTGATCTTATTAGTGAAAAGGTCTATTTGTATGGTACTTGCCCTGAATGTAAAGAGAGTATGAAAGAAGAGTAG
- a CDS encoding pyridoxal phosphate-dependent aminotransferase: MMNLVNDTVKAIPPSGIRKFFDIAAEMENIISLGVGEPDFDTPWHIREEGIYSLEKGKTFYTSNAGMLELREEICKYLNRKFDLSYEVNEVLVTVGGSEGIDLTLRAMIEPGDEVLIPEPCFVSYKPCTILAGAKPITIPLKEENEFKLTAEEIEAYVTDKTKIIFLPFPNNPTGATMTKEELEKIAEVIIKHDLFVISDEIYAELTYEKKHCSIASLPGMKERTLIINGFSKAYSMTGWRMGFAVGPEELIGAMTKIHQYAIMCTPTTSQYAAIEALRNGDVDVEEMKKAYNGRRRVVVNGFREMGLSCFEPLGAFYVFPSIQELNMTSEEFCTKLLYDQGVAVVPGTAFGDCGEGFIRVSYAYSIEQLKIALERITVFVKKIKEEK, from the coding sequence ATGATGAATTTAGTTAATGACACTGTAAAAGCAATACCACCATCAGGGATTCGTAAGTTTTTTGATATTGCAGCAGAAATGGAAAATATTATATCATTAGGTGTAGGCGAGCCTGATTTTGATACACCTTGGCATATTAGAGAAGAAGGCATTTACTCATTAGAGAAGGGAAAGACCTTTTATACTTCTAATGCTGGTATGCTGGAATTAAGAGAAGAGATTTGTAAATACCTGAATAGAAAATTTGATCTTTCCTATGAGGTGAATGAGGTACTAGTTACTGTAGGTGGTAGTGAAGGTATAGATTTAACCTTACGAGCAATGATAGAACCAGGAGATGAAGTACTTATTCCAGAACCTTGCTTCGTATCTTATAAACCTTGCACCATTCTTGCAGGTGCTAAACCAATAACGATTCCTCTTAAAGAAGAGAATGAATTCAAATTGACAGCTGAAGAAATTGAGGCTTATGTAACGGATAAGACCAAAATTATCTTTCTCCCCTTTCCAAATAACCCAACGGGAGCGACAATGACCAAAGAAGAGTTAGAAAAGATTGCTGAGGTTATCATTAAACATGATTTATTCGTTATATCTGATGAGATCTATGCAGAATTGACCTATGAAAAGAAGCACTGTTCGATAGCATCTTTACCGGGAATGAAGGAAAGAACCCTTATTATCAATGGCTTTTCGAAAGCTTATTCCATGACAGGATGGCGTATGGGATTTGCAGTAGGCCCTGAAGAATTGATAGGAGCCATGACAAAAATTCACCAATATGCTATTATGTGTACACCTACAACCAGTCAATATGCAGCCATTGAAGCTTTACGCAATGGTGATGTTGACGTTGAAGAGATGAAAAAAGCCTATAACGGAAGACGAAGAGTAGTGGTGAATGGTTTTAGGGAAATGGGACTTTCTTGCTTTGAGCCCTTGGGTGCATTTTATGTTTTCCCATCTATTCAAGAGTTAAATATGACTTCAGAAGAGTTTTGTACCAAGTTGCTCTATGATCAAGGGGTAGCTGTGGTGCCTGGAACGGCTTTTGGAGACTGTGGAGAAGGCTTTATAAGGGTTTCTTACGCATACTCCATAGAACAGTTAAAAATAGCTTTAGAACGAATAACAGTATTTGTTAAGAAGATAAAAGAAGAGAAATAG
- a CDS encoding Lrp/AsnC family transcriptional regulator: MRQKILELLEQNSKITVDDIAIMLECPRDEIQKEIKEMEKEKIICGYHTLINWDKTDKEVVTALIEVRVTPQRGQGFDKIAERIYRFREVKAVYLMSGGFDLTVIIEGKTMKEVALFVAEKLSTLDSVISTGTHFVLKKYKDYGMILEEDKKDERMVVSP; the protein is encoded by the coding sequence ATGAGGCAAAAAATTCTAGAGCTCCTAGAGCAAAATTCAAAAATAACAGTTGATGATATAGCGATTATGCTTGAATGTCCTAGAGATGAGATTCAAAAAGAAATTAAAGAAATGGAAAAGGAAAAAATAATCTGTGGCTACCATACATTGATTAATTGGGACAAGACTGATAAAGAAGTTGTAACAGCATTGATTGAAGTACGTGTAACACCTCAACGTGGACAGGGGTTTGATAAAATAGCAGAACGTATCTACCGTTTCAGAGAGGTTAAAGCAGTTTATCTTATGTCTGGTGGATTTGATCTAACGGTAATTATCGAGGGTAAAACCATGAAAGAGGTAGCTTTATTTGTAGCTGAAAAACTTTCAACCCTAGACTCTGTCATAAGTACTGGTACCCATTTTGTACTTAAGAAATATAAGGATTATGGAATGATCTTAGAAGAGGATAAAAAAGATGAAAGGATGGTTGTATCGCCATGA
- a CDS encoding AIR synthase family protein has protein sequence MKIGKVPHELLEKTIIGGIQGERPEVLVRPRIGEDCSVLEIDNDELLVLSTDPITGATENIGQLAVYINANDIASSGGEPIGLMVTLLLPPETTESQIQQVMKELNEHCRANNMDIIGGHTEITDAVVKPVISVTAVGKVKKDHMVASSTAKVNDDVIMTKWAALEGTAIIANDHEEDLTDIDTELIKEAKGYMDYLSVIQEGKIASTYGVHAMHDVTEGGILGAAWELAACSNVGIEIDVKKIPIKQPTIEICKYFKIDPYRLISSGCMIIAAPKGEGLIKQLRSQGVEASIIGKITGKQEKWIIDGEKKYPLEEPEVDELYRV, from the coding sequence ATGAAGATAGGAAAAGTACCGCATGAACTATTAGAGAAAACGATTATTGGTGGGATTCAAGGGGAGAGACCTGAGGTTTTAGTCAGACCTAGAATTGGTGAAGACTGTTCTGTCCTGGAAATTGACAATGATGAACTTTTGGTCTTATCAACGGATCCTATTACAGGAGCTACAGAAAATATTGGGCAACTAGCCGTATACATCAATGCTAATGATATAGCATCAAGTGGTGGTGAACCAATTGGATTAATGGTAACCTTATTACTACCTCCAGAAACTACGGAAAGTCAAATTCAGCAAGTTATGAAAGAGTTAAATGAGCATTGTAGAGCTAATAACATGGATATCATTGGGGGACATACAGAAATAACAGATGCTGTTGTTAAGCCTGTTATATCCGTAACGGCCGTTGGTAAAGTAAAAAAAGATCACATGGTAGCATCCAGTACAGCAAAGGTCAATGATGATGTGATCATGACTAAATGGGCTGCGTTAGAAGGAACAGCCATAATTGCTAATGATCATGAAGAGGATTTAACGGATATTGATACTGAACTGATCAAGGAAGCCAAGGGTTATATGGACTATTTGTCAGTGATTCAAGAAGGAAAGATTGCATCTACATACGGTGTTCACGCCATGCATGATGTGACTGAAGGTGGTATACTAGGAGCAGCATGGGAACTAGCAGCTTGTTCAAATGTTGGGATCGAAATAGATGTAAAAAAGATTCCAATTAAACAACCAACTATTGAGATCTGCAAATACTTCAAAATCGACCCTTATCGCTTAATATCTAGTGGATGTATGATCATAGCTGCACCAAAGGGTGAAGGATTGATTAAGCAACTAAGAAGCCAAGGCGTTGAAGCTAGTATTATTGGTAAAATAACGGGTAAACAAGAGAAATGGATTATAGATGGTGAGAAAAAATATCCTTTAGAAGAACCGGAAGTAGATGAGTTATATCGTGTTTAA
- a CDS encoding VanW family protein: MQSKKRKKVLIFCMIFVIVIAGIGGVGYGVYNYYEEMKEVVYRDIIYQGITIHNIEVGNMSKSEALHVLQDYITEDNLQKELILYYEDQNWILTYEDWGFETNIEQLVDKAYEVGKEGSLRERYEMITNLETEKMTYDLKYEYDEAIIEEVLISINESFNKEMKDAIISKEDGGFSITPEVISYDLDIEESYNRIKEKLDLREEGRVELVVNEFMPTMTTEYLSHVESVLGSFYTTFSDSNPNRNKNLEVAANKMNGTLLLPGEVFSLMEAIGPVDSENGYYSAPVIFNGKLIPGVGGGVCQVATTLYNAVLNAELEIVERRNHSMPVGYVPLGQDATVSGNVVDFKFKNNTDYPLYIESYLKDNKLYALVFGYEARERERSVKYVPVVIETIAPPPEKIVYDETLSEGEEVITLNPKNGYRVKLYKEIYENDVLIETAFVDYSYYYPRAGEKKLPPEKEEEITESLPEEVAAADVDDETDMVPTEEVVPEGDTVVDGETVNLEAESEEAAEPIADDASEEIIEENIDEENEKEQQNIDEEEANAEEETN, translated from the coding sequence ATGCAATCAAAAAAGAGAAAAAAGGTGTTAATATTCTGTATGATCTTTGTCATAGTCATAGCAGGCATTGGTGGTGTAGGCTACGGCGTGTATAATTACTATGAAGAAATGAAAGAGGTTGTGTATAGAGATATTATTTATCAAGGCATAACAATCCATAATATCGAAGTAGGTAATATGTCCAAAAGTGAAGCCCTACATGTACTGCAAGACTACATAACTGAGGACAACCTACAGAAGGAATTAATCTTATATTATGAAGACCAAAACTGGATCCTAACCTATGAAGATTGGGGATTTGAGACAAACATAGAGCAATTAGTTGATAAAGCCTATGAGGTGGGAAAAGAGGGAAGCCTAAGGGAAAGATATGAGATGATCACAAATCTTGAGACTGAGAAAATGACTTATGACTTAAAATATGAATACGATGAAGCCATTATTGAAGAAGTTTTGATCAGTATCAATGAAAGCTTTAATAAAGAAATGAAAGATGCTATAATTAGTAAAGAAGATGGAGGATTTAGTATTACTCCAGAAGTAATTAGTTATGACTTAGACATTGAGGAAAGTTATAATCGTATAAAAGAGAAACTGGATTTACGTGAAGAAGGAAGAGTAGAGCTTGTTGTAAATGAATTTATGCCAACTATGACAACAGAATATTTAAGCCATGTTGAAAGCGTACTTGGAAGTTTTTATACTACTTTTAGTGATAGCAATCCCAATCGTAATAAAAATTTAGAAGTTGCAGCAAATAAAATGAACGGCACCTTATTATTACCAGGTGAAGTCTTTTCTTTGATGGAAGCTATTGGACCAGTAGACTCAGAAAATGGTTATTATAGTGCTCCAGTCATTTTTAATGGAAAGCTTATTCCAGGAGTTGGAGGAGGCGTTTGCCAAGTTGCCACTACTCTTTATAATGCTGTTTTAAACGCTGAGTTGGAAATTGTAGAGCGACGTAATCATTCAATGCCAGTTGGCTATGTTCCATTAGGACAGGATGCAACTGTTTCAGGTAATGTAGTGGATTTTAAGTTTAAGAACAATACGGATTATCCTCTTTACATCGAAAGCTATCTTAAAGATAATAAATTATATGCTTTAGTTTTTGGCTACGAGGCTCGAGAAAGAGAGCGAAGCGTTAAATATGTACCTGTTGTCATTGAAACGATTGCACCACCACCTGAAAAAATAGTCTATGATGAAACCTTATCTGAGGGAGAAGAAGTTATTACTTTAAACCCCAAAAATGGTTATCGTGTAAAGCTTTATAAAGAAATATATGAAAACGATGTATTAATAGAAACAGCTTTTGTAGACTACAGTTATTATTACCCTCGAGCAGGGGAGAAGAAGCTTCCACCTGAAAAGGAAGAAGAAATTACTGAGTCTCTACCAGAGGAAGTTGCAGCAGCAGATGTGGACGATGAAACTGATATGGTACCAACTGAAGAAGTAGTACCAGAAGGTGATACAGTGGTGGATGGAGAAACGGTTAATCTAGAAGCTGAATCTGAGGAGGCTGCAGAACCAATTGCAGATGATGCCAGTGAAGAAATAATTGAAGAAAATATTGACGAAGAAAACGAAAAAGAACAACAAAATATAGATGAAGAAGAAGCTAATGCAGAAGAGGAAACAAATTAA
- a CDS encoding flavodoxin domain-containing protein, with translation MYHKVLVSYATRHGSTEQMAQWIASGINADQVDVMDVQNVKNIRDYDFVVLGTPMYNNEPLFQMKSFITNHRAELEDVDKAVWLVTTEDDSDQTRQLYIDKMENYLPGPIKFSEVFSGQIDLNELSDLEKQQARGYFNKIDVPMQSYNFLYENDFRSFSGMINDLLIK, from the coding sequence ATGTATCATAAAGTGCTGGTATCTTATGCTACGCGCCACGGTAGTACTGAACAAATGGCCCAATGGATAGCATCAGGTATAAATGCTGATCAAGTAGATGTAATGGATGTACAAAATGTGAAGAATATAAGAGATTATGATTTTGTAGTATTGGGAACACCTATGTATAATAATGAGCCTTTATTCCAAATGAAGAGTTTTATTACCAATCATAGGGCGGAATTAGAGGATGTGGATAAGGCAGTCTGGCTTGTGACTACAGAAGATGATTCTGACCAAACTAGACAACTCTATATAGATAAGATGGAGAATTATTTACCTGGACCTATTAAGTTTTCGGAGGTTTTTTCAGGACAAATTGACTTGAATGAATTATCTGATTTGGAAAAGCAACAAGCAAGAGGATACTTCAATAAAATCGATGTACCAATGCAAAGCTATAATTTCCTTTATGAAAATGATTTTAGAAGTTTTAGTGGTATGATTAATGATCTATTAATTAAATAA
- a CDS encoding S-layer homology domain-containing protein, producing MSKSVRVLGLLLAFVLFLQPVNVFSATDEQTYAANQLVTLGIVTGYEDGSLRLDNNITRAEVATILVKILGYDDKHVVANEELDFSDVSQDFWAFQNIEKAAALGLISGYPEGTFKPNQNITFAEMTATMLRAIGAEVDPNEPWPTNYMSKGQSIGLITEESIDPNHIVTRGEVFEYLWRTLLIKH from the coding sequence ATGAGTAAAAGCGTAAGAGTACTAGGACTGTTATTAGCCTTTGTCCTATTTCTGCAACCAGTCAATGTTTTCTCAGCTACTGACGAACAAACCTATGCAGCCAATCAATTAGTAACCCTTGGTATTGTAACAGGTTATGAAGATGGTAGCTTAAGACTTGATAACAACATAACTCGAGCTGAAGTAGCTACAATTTTGGTGAAGATCTTAGGTTATGATGATAAGCATGTAGTAGCTAATGAAGAGTTGGATTTTAGCGATGTTAGCCAAGACTTTTGGGCATTTCAAAACATTGAAAAGGCTGCTGCATTAGGACTTATTTCAGGTTATCCTGAAGGAACATTTAAGCCGAATCAAAATATTACATTTGCTGAGATGACAGCTACGATGTTAAGAGCTATTGGTGCAGAAGTTGATCCAAATGAACCATGGCCAACAAACTATATGAGTAAAGGTCAATCAATTGGTTTAATTACAGAAGAAAGCATTGACCCTAATCATATTGTAACTCGTGGTGAAGTATTTGAATACTTATGGCGTACGTTGTTAATTAAACATTAA
- a CDS encoding ATP-dependent helicase: MSLDMLNEQQRKAVLHLDGPMMVLAGPGSGKTMVITHRVKHMIEQHNIHPKDILVITFTKAAADEMKNRFHSLMGKSLNISFGTFHSIFFRIIRSVYPYTVNSIIKDEVKYGLFKSIIHDLGIDYEDEQEFIEALQNDISLMKNELIDLKYYNPMNFCSEDFINIVKRYEGYKKEKRLLDFDDMLTHCYQILSHNDQLLAYWQKRFPYILIDEFQDINRAQYEIIKMLATSKKNIFIVGDDDQSIYKFRGARPEFLLDFPEDFEGTQSVVLNINYRSNEAIVRKSTRVIKKNNKRYEKTLTSHRGKGLEPIVVHVEDTDEEARKIAETLLNLNKKGIPFQEMAVIFRTNLQARAVVDAFLDHNLPFILRDRAPSIYDHWIAKDIIAYLKGALDQKDKESLVRIANKPKRYISKWIINELKRSPKDFFKFIYEHPDLKSWQIGKVEELEGQLIMLKIKSPVNAVKYIRHTIGYDDYIKEYANFKKIGIKGLKEILDELVESAKHFESLEHWLQHIDDVREELHHNQKKTSKLNNEDKITLSTMHGAKGLEFEVVWMISVVEGIIPHEKSNRDDEIEEERRLFYVGLTRAKEQLFISSVRTRYEEEVAVSRFLDEMEEVFDFSSLEVGQQIHHKAYGAGKIKKIDGQVAHVKFKGNMATKKIELAYCIKNKLIQIKKEELV, translated from the coding sequence ATGTCTTTAGATATGTTAAATGAACAGCAGAGGAAGGCTGTTTTACACTTAGATGGACCAATGATGGTTTTAGCAGGTCCTGGATCAGGAAAAACCATGGTTATTACTCATCGTGTAAAACACATGATTGAACAACACAATATTCATCCTAAGGATATATTGGTCATTACATTTACAAAGGCTGCAGCTGATGAAATGAAAAATCGCTTTCATTCATTGATGGGAAAGTCCTTGAATATAAGTTTCGGTACATTTCATTCTATATTCTTTCGAATTATCCGTTCTGTTTATCCTTATACGGTTAATAGTATCATTAAGGATGAAGTTAAGTATGGTTTATTTAAGAGTATTATTCATGATCTGGGTATCGATTACGAGGACGAGCAAGAATTTATTGAAGCACTTCAAAATGATATTTCACTGATGAAAAATGAGTTAATTGATTTAAAATACTATAACCCCATGAATTTTTGTTCAGAGGATTTCATCAATATTGTGAAACGGTATGAGGGCTATAAAAAAGAAAAACGTCTTCTCGATTTTGATGATATGTTGACACATTGTTACCAAATATTGAGTCATAATGATCAACTTCTTGCCTATTGGCAGAAACGTTTTCCTTATATCTTAATAGACGAATTTCAGGACATTAACCGTGCACAATATGAGATTATTAAGATGTTAGCGACATCAAAAAAGAATATATTTATCGTTGGAGATGACGATCAATCAATTTATAAATTTAGAGGGGCAAGACCAGAATTTTTATTAGATTTTCCAGAGGACTTTGAAGGTACCCAATCAGTTGTTTTAAACATTAATTATCGTTCTAATGAAGCTATCGTTAGAAAAAGTACGAGAGTGATTAAGAAAAATAATAAACGTTATGAAAAGACGTTAACATCGCATAGAGGTAAAGGGTTAGAACCCATTGTGGTTCATGTAGAAGACACAGATGAGGAAGCAAGAAAGATTGCAGAGACCTTGCTTAATCTCAATAAAAAAGGGATCCCCTTTCAAGAGATGGCAGTTATCTTTAGGACAAACCTACAGGCAAGAGCTGTTGTCGATGCCTTCTTAGACCATAATCTGCCTTTTATATTAAGGGATAGGGCACCCAGTATCTATGATCATTGGATTGCAAAAGATATAATCGCTTATCTAAAAGGGGCATTGGACCAAAAAGACAAGGAAAGCCTCGTTCGAATAGCCAATAAGCCTAAACGTTATATAAGTAAATGGATTATCAATGAACTCAAAAGAAGTCCTAAGGATTTTTTCAAGTTCATCTATGAACATCCAGATTTGAAATCATGGCAAATTGGTAAAGTTGAAGAATTAGAAGGCCAATTAATAATGCTGAAGATTAAAAGTCCTGTAAATGCAGTTAAATATATACGTCACACCATTGGTTATGATGATTATATAAAGGAATATGCTAATTTTAAGAAGATAGGGATCAAAGGATTAAAAGAAATTTTAGATGAACTAGTTGAAAGTGCTAAGCATTTTGAGAGTTTAGAACACTGGTTGCAGCATATAGATGATGTAAGAGAAGAATTGCATCACAACCAAAAGAAAACCAGTAAACTTAATAATGAAGATAAGATTACCCTTAGCACTATGCATGGTGCTAAAGGTCTTGAATTTGAAGTGGTATGGATGATCAGTGTTGTTGAAGGCATTATACCTCATGAAAAGTCAAACCGCGATGATGAGATTGAAGAAGAGAGACGATTATTTTATGTTGGCCTCACCCGTGCAAAGGAACAACTCTTTATATCTTCTGTACGTACTCGTTATGAAGAGGAAGTAGCAGTATCTCGCTTTCTTGACGAGATGGAAGAAGTTTTTGACTTCTCCAGTTTAGAAGTTGGACAACAGATTCATCATAAAGCTTATGGAGCAGGTAAAATCAAAAAGATAGATGGTCAAGTTGCTCATGTTAAATTCAAGGGGAACATGGCGACAAAAAAGATTGAACTAGCCTATTGTATTAAAAATAAACTTATTCAAATTAAGAAGGAGGAGTTAGTATGA
- a CDS encoding ABC transporter ATP-binding protein encodes MQPLLEVKNICKRFDNFELKNINFSLEPGYIMGLIGENGAGKTTTLKSILGSIHLDAGEVKVIDKEKIGFIIGENAYYELLSIKQMAKIFSKFYKNWDNQLFQNYLNRFELDAKQEIRILSRGMKVKFMLSCALSHGAELLILDEPTTGLDPVSRVEILEILQEIIQDGTRSILFSTHITSDLERISDYITFINKGEMVFTSEKDRLLNDFKLVKGKKDQLPMLIEKGYLDAHEVNTYGFTGLTQNASILKRNFGDDILIENSTIEDIMVHLVKHFRQEKEVISC; translated from the coding sequence ATGCAACCCCTATTAGAAGTTAAAAATATATGCAAGAGATTCGACAACTTTGAATTGAAGAATATTAATTTTTCCTTAGAACCTGGCTATATTATGGGTTTAATTGGCGAGAATGGTGCAGGAAAAACAACCACTCTGAAGAGTATTCTAGGCTCCATTCACTTAGATGCTGGTGAAGTCAAGGTAATTGATAAAGAGAAAATAGGTTTTATTATAGGAGAAAACGCCTATTATGAATTGTTGTCTATCAAACAAATGGCTAAGATTTTCAGTAAGTTTTATAAAAACTGGGATAATCAACTCTTTCAAAATTACCTTAATAGATTTGAATTAGATGCTAAACAAGAAATTCGTATATTATCAAGGGGCATGAAAGTCAAATTTATGTTGTCCTGCGCATTAAGCCACGGAGCTGAATTATTGATACTGGATGAACCCACTACTGGCTTAGATCCTGTATCTAGAGTGGAAATACTAGAAATTCTACAGGAGATCATACAAGATGGCACCAGAAGTATTCTCTTCTCAACCCATATCACATCTGATTTAGAAAGAATTAGTGACTATATCACTTTTATCAATAAAGGAGAAATGGTTTTCACTTCTGAGAAGGACCGTTTATTGAATGATTTCAAATTGGTTAAAGGGAAAAAAGATCAATTACCAATGCTTATCGAAAAGGGTTATCTAGATGCACATGAGGTGAACACCTATGGATTCACTGGATTAACACAAAACGCTTCTATACTCAAAAGAAATTTTGGTGACGACATACTTATCGAAAACAGCACTATCGAAGATATTATGGTTCATTTAGTTAAGCATTTCAGACAAGAAAAGGAGGTCATATCATGCTAG
- a CDS encoding ABC-2 transporter permease: MLGLLYKDCFIYIKSKAWISLLFYYFIALGTLLFSNTSIGLLIMVMFALANGLTYLVWLDDKYNAPLFLSALNIHRSKLLLSRYIVITIITLLFIITISIPILLFSEVYQTPSYILRLLYYLCFVYLQLGIDMYIINHLGYKSRWVLYIVNTIIGFVAGYSYGYLFFYTPLIESLSGIWLGVLLLFIGLLIWYSSYVINAKLYEKIDL, translated from the coding sequence ATGCTAGGATTATTGTATAAAGATTGCTTCATTTATATCAAATCAAAAGCTTGGATTAGCTTGCTTTTTTACTACTTTATTGCCCTAGGTACATTATTGTTTTCAAACACTTCAATAGGTTTATTGATCATGGTCATGTTTGCTTTAGCTAATGGTTTAACCTATCTTGTTTGGCTTGACGATAAATACAATGCACCACTATTTCTATCAGCTTTGAATATTCATCGAAGCAAGTTGTTATTATCAAGGTACATCGTTATAACCATCATCACCTTACTATTTATAATAACTATTTCCATACCAATACTGCTCTTTTCAGAAGTTTACCAGACCCCAAGTTATATTTTACGATTACTGTATTATCTCTGCTTTGTTTATCTCCAATTAGGCATTGATATGTATATTATTAATCATCTAGGCTATAAATCTAGATGGGTATTATATATTGTCAATACTATCATAGGTTTCGTAGCAGGTTATAGTTATGGTTATTTATTCTTTTATACACCTTTAATTGAATCTTTATCCGGCATATGGCTAGGTGTATTATTACTTTTCATTGGCCTATTAATATGGTATAGTAGTTACGTTATTAATGCAAAACTATACGAAAAGATAGATTTATAG
- a CDS encoding GntR family transcriptional regulator: MDIIISNASDAPIYEQIREQIASQILNGELGPGTSLPSIRLLAKDLKISVITTKRAYTELERQGLIETVPGKGSFVASINPGLIREKQLELISENVDNIVTLCKQYDVSKDELLEILDILWQ, translated from the coding sequence ATGGATATCATTATTTCTAATGCTTCAGATGCTCCTATATATGAGCAAATTAGAGAGCAAATAGCATCTCAGATACTCAATGGTGAGTTAGGTCCAGGTACCAGCCTACCATCTATTCGTTTATTGGCTAAGGACTTAAAAATCAGTGTTATAACGACCAAAAGAGCTTATACTGAGCTGGAACGTCAAGGCTTAATCGAAACAGTTCCTGGTAAAGGTAGTTTTGTAGCTTCCATCAATCCTGGTTTAATTAGAGAAAAACAACTTGAACTTATATCTGAAAACGTGGATAATATAGTTACGTTATGTAAACAATACGATGTATCCAAAGATGAACTACTAGAAATACTTGATATTCTTTGGCAGTAG
- a CDS encoding sulfite exporter TauE/SafE family protein has product MITLILIGFIAGIVSGMGIGGGTILIPALTLIIALPQKTAQGINLLYFIPTATVALCAHIKAKRIRKDLLIGLIIGGIAGAVIGSLLANALEPEYLRKGFGVFLLVMGLSEIFKKASNQSKEKKQ; this is encoded by the coding sequence ATGATTACTTTAATTTTAATAGGATTTATAGCTGGGATAGTCAGTGGCATGGGCATTGGTGGTGGAACGATTCTGATTCCAGCATTAACATTAATTATAGCTCTACCTCAGAAAACAGCTCAGGGCATTAACCTACTCTACTTTATACCAACTGCTACAGTTGCCCTATGTGCTCATATTAAAGCTAAGCGTATCAGAAAAGACCTGTTGATAGGTTTAATCATTGGTGGTATTGCTGGAGCTGTAATAGGTTCTTTGTTAGCCAATGCCCTTGAACCTGAGTATTTAAGGAAAGGGTTCGGTGTTTTTTTACTGGTTATGGGGTTGAGTGAAATATTTAAGAAAGCATCCAATCAATCTAAAGAAAAGAAACAATAA
- a CDS encoding sulfite exporter TauE/SafE family protein: MKNRILRKHGKSSILGTIVGFVNGLLGSGGGTILVPFLERYLDVEEHEAHATAISVILPLSVISSIVYIKSGVIDWGALMYVAIGGTVGGLVGAKLLGKIPAKWLHRIFGAVMIIAAVRMLMA; the protein is encoded by the coding sequence TTGAAAAATAGAATTTTAAGAAAACATGGTAAATCATCCATCTTAGGAACTATAGTAGGCTTTGTTAATGGATTACTTGGTTCTGGTGGTGGAACAATATTGGTACCTTTTTTAGAAAGGTATTTAGACGTAGAAGAACACGAGGCACATGCTACAGCAATAAGTGTTATTTTGCCTCTTTCTGTTATTAGCTCCATTGTCTATATAAAAAGTGGCGTCATTGATTGGGGAGCATTAATGTATGTGGCCATCGGTGGAACAGTTGGTGGGTTAGTTGGTGCAAAACTGCTGGGTAAGATTCCAGCTAAGTGGCTACATCGAATTTTTGGTGCAGTGATGATCATTGCGGCAGTGAGGATGTTAATGGCATGA